In Fundulus heteroclitus isolate FHET01 chromosome 18, MU-UCD_Fhet_4.1, whole genome shotgun sequence, a single genomic region encodes these proteins:
- the slc47a3 gene encoding multidrug and toxin extrusion protein 1, translated as MDGSAQRSTFTGWTECWAVRRIRRLVPLGFKDEVKELSKLSAPVMMAQFMSYAVSFVSTVFCGHLGKTELAGVSLAIAVINVTGISIGFGLASACDTLISQTYGSGNLPRVGVILQRSILILLLACFPCWAILINTEPILLAVRQEPEVASLAQMYVKIFMPALPAAFMYSLQSRYLQNQGIIWPQVITGLIVNLLNALINYIVLFVLNMGVAGSAVANTLSEFSLAGFLYVYIMWKGLHKATWMGWSKECLNDWKSYVNLAIPGMVMMCIEWWTYEIGSFLAGLISEVELGTQSVVYQLANIAYMFPLGFSVAGNVRVGNALGAGETEQAKLSAKATMFCAGSVSICLAVLIGSLKDHISYIFTYDEQIRERVAEIISFYAPFILLDAMSAASGGIIRGAGKQRVGAICYFLGYYGIGFPIGIPLMFAAKQGIKGLWTGLFTCVSLQSVFLIFYLVRLNWKAVTTEAQIRAGVIDSSSNTSPQLADAGNSLSPTDNGDLVDAEEVSAVKNPEVQLSYRSLVLRRGFALAGMLSILAAGIIINLLVTNLVT; from the exons ATGGACGGGAGCGCTCAGAGATCAACTTTTACTGGATGGACTGAGTGTTGGGCTGTAAGACGGATCCGCAGGTTGGTTCCGTTGGGTTTCAAGGATGAAGTTAAAGAGCTGTCCAAGCTGTCCGCACCAGTG ATGATGGCTCAGTTCATGAGTTATGCCGTGAGTTTTGTCAGTACTGTGTTCTGTGGCCATCTGGGGAAGACAGAGCTGGCAGGGGTATCTTTGGCCATAGCT gTGATTAATGTCACAGGTATATCTATTGGCTTTGGGTTGGCATCAGCATGCGATACACTAATATCTCAG acATATGGGAGCGGTAACCTTCCGAGAGTTGGAGTGATTCTGCAGCGATCGATCCTCATTCTGTTACTGGCTTGTTTCCCCTGCTGGGCGATCCTCATCAACACAGAGCCCATTCTTTTGGCTGTCAGACAGGAGCCAGAAGTTGCTAG TTTGGCTCAGATGTATGTAAAGATCTTCATGCCAGCACTTCCA GCTGCTTTCATGTATTCTTTACAATCAAGATATCTCCAAAACCAG GGGATCATTTGGCCGCAGGTCATCACAGGGCTCATTGTCAATCTGCTCAACGCCCTCATCAACTACATTGTGCTTTTCGTGTTAAACATGGGTGTAGC GGGCTCTGCTGTTGCCAACACTTTGTCAGAGTTTTCCTTGGCTGGATTCCTTTATGTTTATATCATGTGGAAAGGTCTTCACAAGGCAACCTGGATGG GCTGGTCCAAAGAGTGCCTCAATGACTGGAAATCTTACGTTAATTTGGCTATTCCTGGAATGGTCATGATGTGTATTGAGTGGTGGACATATGAGATTGGAAGTTTTTTAGCAG GTCTAATAAGTGAGGTTGAACTTGGAACGCAGTCAGTTGTGTACCAACTGGCCAATATTGCCTACATG TTCCCTTTGGGTTTCAGCGTTGCGGGCAATGTGAGAGTTGGAAACGCTTTGGGAGCCGGAGAAACGGAGCAGGCAAAGCTGTCTGCGAAGGCAACAATGTTCTGTGCAG GCTCAGTGTCTATTTGCTTGGCAGTGCTCATTGGGAGCCTGAAGGATCATATATCTTACATCTTTACATATGATGA GCAAATTAGGGAAAGGGTTGCAGAAATTATATCTTTCTATGCTCCATTCATCCTCCTGGATGCCATGTCG GCTGCGTCTGGTGGTATTATAAGAGGAGCGGGTAAACAGAGAGTTGGGGCTATCTGCTACTTCTTGGGATATTATGGCATCGGTTTTCCCATTGGAATCCCCCTGATGTTTGCTGCCAAACAAGGAATcaagg GTCTGTGGACTGGTTTGTTTACCTGTGTGTCACTGCAAAGTGTATTCCTGATTTTCTATCTGGTCAGATTGAACTGGAAAGCAGTTACAACAGAG GCCCAGATCAGAGCAGGGGTGATTGACAGCTCCTCAAACACAA GTCCCCAACTAGCAGATGCCGGGAACTCGCTGAGCCCAACAGACAACGGGGATCTGGTCGATGCTGAAGAAGTTTCTGCTGTAAAAAACCCTGAAGTCCAGCTCTCCTATAGGAGCCTAGTTCTGCGAAGAGGTTTCGCTCTGGCTGGCATGCTATCGATCCTGGCTGCCGGAATCATTATAAACCTGCTCGTCACGAACTTGGTTACTTGA
- the LOC105934531 gene encoding multidrug and toxin extrusion protein 1, with protein sequence MTDSGGAYMKKPAATHAAANMDTSSDKLFCCRWVRNKVPTAYREELYHILRMTGPLLLSRILHYLLPFVVTMFCGRLGNDVMAGYGLASAAINVTTAATGCGLGLACDTLVSQTFGGKNLLRVGVILQRGIIILMLFCLPCWGLLINAEAILLCMGQEAEVARIAQLYITAFIPAVPAMFLYNLQVSYLQNQGIIMPQLYTAALANIVNLGTNYAFLHWMDLGVAGSAAANTLSQIYICCFLFAYIWWKKLHVKTWGGWSVESLQEWGSYMKLAIPSMLMVCFEWWVYEFGGFFAGMLSEDELAAQHAVIMIAFITYMFPLGIQAAACARVGNALGAGDTARALLACRLSLSLAVTFGLVEGVVLGCTKTVIGYIFTSDEKIAGIVSNLMNAYCFLQLFDGLVCVCTGIFLGTGRQRIPAVANFVAYYCIGLTLSVVLMFVAELRVLGFWLGLLICVVLHSTFYIIVIFRLNWKKMTEEAVKRAKKKTHMTLLGTDVLLQNTNSTNNFPASYNGNSADGYMPVKTQQYGDNSEVQVGQEVQQQKSGRLSSTQLIIRRGLIVFAAVGFLAVGAAVHFFVPLPETQSTKNNSTLDWINTTYAPHSGFSFVE encoded by the exons ATGACAGACAGCGGCGGTGCTTATATGAAAAAACCTGCAGCAACACATGCTGCTGCAAACATGGACACATCCAGTGACAAGCTTTTCTGCTGCAGATGGGTGCGCAACAAGGTTCCCACGGCCTACAGAGAAGAGCTCTACCACATCCTGAGGATGACAGGGCCTCTG ctGCTCTCCCGAATTCTCCATTACCTGCTTCCATTTGTTGTTACAATGTTCTGTGGGCGCCTGGGAAATGATGTGATGGCAGGTTATGGATTAGCCTCTGCA GCTATTAATGTTACAACAGCAGCGACGGGATGCGGTCTGGGTCTGGCATGTGACACGCTGGTGTCCCAG ACGTTTGGAGGTAAGAACCTGCTACGCGTGGGGGTGATCCTGCAGCGGGGCATCATCATCCTCATGTTGTTCTGTCTGCCCTGCTGGGGGCTGCTCATTAATGCAGAGGCCATCCTGTTATGCATGGGACAGGAAGCCGAAGTGGCTAG AATTGCCCAGCTGTATATCACAGCTTTTATTCCTGCAGTACCA GCTATGTTTCTTTATAATCTTCAGGTGTCCTATCTGCAGAACCAG GGAATAATCATGCCACAATTGTACACTGCTGCTTTGGCGAACATCGTCAACCTGGGGACAAACTACGCCTTCCTTCACTGGATGGATTTGGGTGTTGC tggttctgcagcagccaaCACTCTCTCCCAGATTTAcatctgctgttttctgttcGCATACATTTGGTGGAAGAAGCTACACGTCAAAACATGGGGAG GCTGGTCTGTTGAATCGTTGCAGGAGTGGGGATCCTACATGAAACTGGCCATCCCCAGCATGCTAATGGTTTGCTTTGAGTGGTGGGTGTATGAGTTTGGGGGATTCTTTGCAG GAATGCTGAGTGAAGATGAGCTGGCGGCCCAACATGCAGTGATAATGATTGCTTTCATCACCTACATG TTCCCACTAGGAATCCAGGCTGCGGCGTGTGCCCGCGTGGGTAACGCCCTCGGTGCGGGGGACACTGCCAGGGCACTCCTCGCCTGCAGGTTGTCACTCAGTCTTGCAG tcacctTTGGTCTTGTCGAGGGTGTTGTACTTGGCTGCACTAAAACAGTGATTGGCTACATTTTCACCTCTGATGA GAAAATTGCAGGAATCGTGTCGAACCTGATGAACGCGTACTGCTTTCTCCAGCTCTTTGATGGCCTTGTG TGTGTGTGCACAGGCATCTTCTTGGGCACAGGCAGACAGAGGATACCAGCTGTAGCCAATTTTGTTGCATACTACTGCATCGGGCTTACACTGAgtgtggttttaatgtttgttgCAGAGCTGAGAGTTCTGG GCTTTTGGCTTGGACTGCTCATTTGTGTTGTCCTGCATTCTACCTTCTACATTATCGTAATCTTCAGGCTGAACTGGAAGAAAATGACAGAGGAG GCTGTGAAACGGGCCAAGAAAAAGACCCACATGACACTTTTAGGTACAGATGTCCTGTTACAAAACACGAATAGCACAAATAATTTCCCAGCGTCATACAATGGAAAT TCAGCGGATGGCTACATGCCTGTGAAGACTCAGCAATATGGGGACAACAGTGAGGTACAGGTTGGACAAGAAGTGCAACAGCAGAAGAGTGGACGTCTCTCCTCCACCCAGCTAATCATCAGGCGAGGCCTCATCGTGTTTGCAGCAGTTGGCTTTCTGGCTGTGGGAGCAGCCGTGCACTTCTTTGTCCCCTTGCCGGAGACCCAGTCTACAAAAAACAACTCCACATTAGACTGGATCAATACAACTTACGCTCCTCATTCAGGTTTCTCCTTTGtggaatga
- the LOC105934532 gene encoding multidrug and toxin extrusion protein 1, with translation MEVSSDKLFCCSWLRRRIPLAHREELYHILRMTGPLLLSRILSYLLPFVVTMFCGRLGNEVMAGYGLASATINVTTVATGYGLGLACDTLVSQTFGGRNLLQVGVILQRSIIILLLFCLPCWGLLINAQPILLCVGQDPEVARIAQLYITAFLPAVPAMFLHNLQVSYLQNQGIILPQLYTAAMANIANVATNYFFLYWLNLGVSGSAAANTLSQIYICSFLFAYIRWKKLHVKTWEGWSVASLQEWGSYMKLAIPSTLMKCFEWWVYELGGFLAGVLSEEELAAQHAVIMVAFITYMFPLGIQAAACARVGNALGAGDTARARLTSKVSLCLAAAFAVVEGVVLGCSKTVIGFIFTSDEKIIALVSHLMNAYCFLQFFDGLVGVCTGIFLGTGKQKIPAVANFIGYYCVGLTLSVTLMFVAKLRVLGFWVGLLVCVILQSTFYIIVIFRLNWEKVTEEAVKRAQKTTHMTSLSTSGLSDTDPTAEPTTCSGKSADGYISVSTESQDGNPERQGGCEVQQLKDRHLSTTQLIIRRGLTVLVAVALLAVGTAVHLLVPLPEIRFAEGNNTATDWINATYTPDPIFSTMLVPNGQSE, from the exons ATGGAAGTGTCCAGTGACAAGCTTTTTTGCTGCAGTTGGTTGCGCCGCAGGATTCCCTTGGCACACAGAGAGGAACTGTACCACATCCTGAGGATGACGGGGCCTCTG ctgctgTCTCGGATCCTCAGTTACCTCCTGCCTTTCGTTGTCACAATGTTCTGTGGGCGTCTGGGAAATGAAGTGATGGCGGGCTACGGACTGGCTTCTGCT ACCATCAACGTTACCACTGTGGCAACAGGTTATGGTCTGGGACTGGCGTGCGATACTCTGGTATCTCAG ACGTTTGGGGGTAGGAATCTCCTGCAGGTGGGAGTGATCCTTCAGAGGAGCATCATCATCTTGCTGCTGTTCTGTCTCCCTTGCTGGGGGCTGCTCATCAACGCACAACCCATCCTGCTGTGTGTGGGTCAGGACCCGGAGGTGGCCAG AATAGCCCAGCTCTATATAACAGCCTTCCTTCCTGCAGTGCCA GCAATGTTTCTCCACAACCTTCAGGTGTCTTACCTACAGAACCAG GGTATAATACTGCCACAACTCTACACGGCTGCCATGGCAAATATAGCAAATGTTGCCACAAactatttctttctttactggCTGAACCTGGGAGTCAG TGGCTCTGCTGCAGCAAACACTTTGTCTCAGATATACATCTGTTCTTTTCTGTTTGCTTACATTCGGTGGAAGAAACTGCATGTGAAAACATGGGAAG GCTGGTCTGTGGCATCACTACAGGAATGGGGCTCCTACATGAAACTGGCCATCCCCAGTACTTTAATGAAGTGTTTTGAGTGGTGGGTTTATGAACTTGGTGGATTCCTTGCAG GAGTGCTGAGTGAGGAGGAGCTTGCAGCCCAGCATGCTGTGATAATGGTGGCTTTCATCACCTACATG TTTCCGCTTGGTATTCAAGCTGCGGCATGCGCCAGAGTGGGGAATGCTCTCGGTGCAGGAGACACCGCCAGGGCCCGGCTGACAAGCAAGGTCTCGCTCTGTCTGGCAG CTGCCTTTGCAGTGGTGGAGGGTGTTGTGCTTGGGTGCTCCAAAACAGTGATTGGCTTTATCTTTACCTCTGATGA GAAGATCATAGCTTTGGTCTCACATCTGATGAATGCCTACTGTTTCCTTCAGTTCTTTGATGGGCTTGTG GGTGTGTGCACAGGCATCTTCTTGGGAACGGGCAAGCAGAAGATACCAGCTGTGGCTAACTTCATTGGCTACTACTGCGTAGGGCTTACGCTGAGTGTCACTTTAATGTTCGTTGCAAAACTGAGAGTTCTAG GTTTTTGGGTGGGACTACTGGTTTGTGTCATTTTGCAGTCCACTTTCTACATTATAGTTATCTTCAGACTGAACTGGGAGAAAGTAACAGAGGAG GCTGTGAAACGAGCTCAGAAAACAACCCACATGACATCATTAAGCACCTCCGGCCTCTCAGACACTGATCCAACAGCAGAGCCGACAACCTGCAGTGGCAAA TCAGCGGACGGATACATATCTGTCAGTACTGAGAGTCAGGATGGAAATCCTGAAAGGCAAGGTGGCTGTGAGGTCCAGCAGCTGAAAGACAGACACCTCTCCACCACCCAGCTGATCATCAGGAGAGGCCTCACCGTGTTAGTAGCAGTTGCTCTCCTAGCTGTGGGAACAGCGGTGCACCTCCTCGTTCCTTTGCCAGAGATCCGGTTTGCAGAGGGCAACAACACCGCAACAGACTGGATCAATGCAACGTATACCCCTGATCCAATTTTCTCCACCATGTTGGTCCCTAATGGACAGTCAGAGTGA